CTCCTCCACAAGCGACGTTTCTAATGAATCTaatccaactcccaagctaggTATTCTCTATCATCAATTCAAAGTAATTTTATACTTCACTTTTTTATCCTCAGTAGTCTCTCACCAGGATCAGGATCCCCGGCACTTTTTCTAAAATCTTGGCCATTAATTTTCATCCAACAGCCACCAACCCGCCACATGTCCcatctaatataaaataataaaatattatttaaaattaaaaaataaatataaatataaaataataaaataatttaaaaaatacaatgagGTGGTTTGGCGACCACCTAGAGCCCAACCCATAAATGAAAGTTTATGGGTTTAGCATGGGATGGTCGGCCATGGCCTGagctggggtggccagccaccccctagggGGAGAATGGGGTGGTCAAACTAACccattgtatttttaaaattattttattttatatttatttttaaattttaaataatattttattgttttatattaGATAAGACATGTGGCGAGTTGGTGGTTATTGAATAGAAATCAATGGccaagatttcaaaaaaaattcatgggCAATTTTTTAAGAAGTGCCGGAATCCTGATCCCTCTCACCAACCCATCAATACTCGATGCAAGTCTGTTCCCTATGTGTAGGGAATATGTCGCAAAAAAAGTCTCACAGCAAATTGCCTAAATGGTTCTTTAAACCATTTGATCCTACATTGGGTTTTACTATAGCGATCCATAtgattattataatcataaaaaagaaaaaaaaaacattctccTCTCACATCTTTTTACGCACATCTCCATTATTTTTTTCCGTTCTTCTTCTCcgtcatcttcttcttctacactCCATTTGGACACAAGCCATTTGAAGATTGCAAAAGAACCCAgtagattgcaaaaatcaaccatagaaaccaaaaaaagaagacggtaggtagcaaaaaataaaaaataaatagaaaccaaaatcaactaTAGAAATAGAAACCCAGTAGATTGCTTGTTGGTTGTATAAATTTGGCCCCTGCCGCCCCCTGTCTCAGCTTTCACTAGCTCCAGATTTCAATTCCATGGCTTCCCATCTGAAGGAGGAGGGGTTGGAGAAGATGGAGGTGCAACTCCTTCCAAGTTCCAAGAGCCATAACCAAGCAGAGAAGCGGCGCAGGGACAAGATTAATGCACAACTTTCAACTCTTAAGTAAACTAATTCCAgtagattgcaaaaatcaaCCATAGAAACCAAAAAAGGTAGATTGCAAAATCAAAAAACatagaaaccaaaatcaaaatcaaaatcaaaacccctcaagaaaccaaaatcattaTAGCTTGCTTGCTGGTTGTTCCTCTTGATCTATGCTTGCTGGTCTTTGGTTGTTCCTCTTGCTTGCTGGTCTGTGGGGGGATGAGAGAGGCAGAGAGTGAGATCgagaaagggagagaggtgCGGCTGGGGcgaaaagaaaaggagatgaGTGAAGAAGTTagggagagaaagaagacagatggaaagaaaaagaaaaatgtttttaaaataaaagaaaatattatgttaatgaaaaaaaaacaaatattttaatgttataagAAATGATTACGGAAACTATTAAAGTATATTttgacatgaaaaaaaataatttgaatgtATAAAAAATAACGAAGAAAGCTGCTAGAAATGAAAATGCCCTAAGACGTGCACCAGTTGGGAGGGGTCTTTGGATTAATCATGATTgcaattgtgtttgaaaaataaatctgTAAGAgttaaaaagcgtttttttgccaaaagttatatatttaaacttgtgtcaaaaatacattttaataaattatagaGTAAAAACGCAATCCAAACAAACTTATAGTTTGGATTGGGAGCAGCACATAGACGACAGGTTGAATTCCAATTTCGATGCGTTCTGTTTGGCTGCCAAGAAAGTGtacgaaaaaggaaaataaaagagtgaaatttatttttaggtCTAGTGTGGTTATATGGGACATAGAATGAACTACTACACAAGACAATTACGAAGCACGTAACGCATCTCTTTTATGCTATTACGGTGACGTGTTGGACTCGCAACAATCAGAGATTAGtggatatacatatatatctaaAGAATTTACTGTTCAATTCTTCATTAAACTTTATGAGTGTACACTTCAGAAATCTTGTTGGCTAGCTCCAGACTACATACATTTCAGCATAAAATGGGGGGTAAAAAATGTCACAGCTAGAGAAAGGGGAGTTGTCGACTGTGGGAGGGAATCTATGCTTTTCTGCCAATATGATATTCACATCGCACAGAAACACCGACCACACCATGTAAAGCCAGGGAGCATGACCTCAATCACTCATCTCCTCTGATGGTCCCTACTAAAGAAAGGATGCCTAAGGGCTTCACGAGCTGTTAGCCTATCTGTTGGATCATATCTAAGCAATCCCTGCAATAGATGTATGAGATCCCCAGCAGAATGATCAACATTCTGCATTATTAAGTTCTGCAAGAATTCAAAGGGTGAATGAATAGCAGTGTTAGTAAACAAGACAATAGAGAGTGATCATTTTACGAGGTACTTGATTGTACAAACCTGCAGACGGGGAAGCTTCATCGCAGCTTTAATACTCTCTCTTGAGGTTGCACCATCTGGCCAATCCAATCTACCCTTTCTAACATACTTCTCTGCATGTCGACTggaaagaacaagaagaagaaagaccaTTAGTCATTAACTAGCTTCTGCAAAACTATAATCACTACGGAGGATCATCACACTATAACTTACTCTACTCTCTTCAGCATGTGCAGCGGCAATGGACCAAGAACCCTTTCCATCATTGCTAGGTGCTCCAAATTCTCATGTGTTTGAAACAACGCCTCACCCTATACCAAGTTCATACGTAAGCATAACTATTAATTATCCATTCACCAATCGTATCATCATAACCGGTAAAGATTGGTAAACATACTGTGCATAACTCCACTATGATGCAACCAACACTCCATATATCACAAGGGTAACTCCATCCAAGTcctaaaaattgattgaaagattttaGCTCATCTGCTGAGACATGgcattatcaacaaaaaaatacaaaaacttacCAAGAATAACCTCAGGTGCACGATAATGTCTTGTAGACACAATGTAATTCTGATCTTGACGCTCATAGGTTGTACTACCAAAATCAATCACCTTAACAGCACTCGACTTAGGCAACCTTTTGAAGTAGGAGCCATCCTTTGGTGATCGAGAAGAACTCTACATATAGCAGCATATTGAAAGGATTCAACTCCAAAGACcaatttgataaaaagaaacatacaatcaaatcattggAAATAGGAAAAAGACAAATGAAGTTGCCAGACTTAATAGAGCAACCCCCAATGCCATGGCCTAGTAAAGCAGCTGCTACCTTCTAAAAGATAATCTTCTAAGTgacaaagtgagagcaaatacacccacaagaatataccTTATAATCCTTGTAATCAGGAACTTTAACATAATCTGAAGATACTAGAAGTATGTTCTCTGGCTTCAAGTCAGTATGTATCAGACGCAAGTCATGCATAACTGCAAATGCAATTTAACATAATCATCAGAAAACAAGGCCACAGGGAAAAAAAAGACACCTGACTAGGAAATTCAAAGCAATAAAATATTACTCCACACATACTACTGCCACATTTTAACATATATTGATAGATGACAAAACACCAAGATGATTTGACCATCACTAAACAGTATTAAGAAAATTATTCTATATCTAAAACTAATATAACCAGCAGATCAAACAGGAAATAGCAAGgcagaaaaacaaaggaaagatTGAAAATAACTAGCTTAGGAATTTACTACACACATGCTACACATTCCAATAGTTGTCGGCCAATCTCACGGACAAGATCAATGGGAAATGGGCGATAATTGTTTTTCCGTAGAAAATCGTATAAGCTTGGTCCAAGCTTCTCAAACACCTGTTGAAACCATTTAAATTCACCCACAAGTCTTAACCCCAAAATTATTTGTGAATTGGGGAAATTAATCCATTACAAAATCAATCATATACTTACAATACAGATATGGTTACGATAGTCAAACCAGTTCCGTATTTGCACACAACTGCAAGGAATAAACCCATTTAACAATTGCCAAAGAGCTCATAAAAGCTTCTTAACAGTAACCATTAAGGACAGTAAAAGTAGTTCAATAAGAAACAGAACACTCACCGGTTGCCACCTTTATCATGTTTACCAAGCTGTTGTAGcatttcaatttctatcataGCTGCATCACGATACTTCTTGATTCCACGGACAATTTTGACAGCAACCATTTCCTTCTTTTCTCTATCCCA
This genomic interval from Corylus avellana chromosome ca3, CavTom2PMs-1.0 contains the following:
- the LOC132173727 gene encoding serine/threonine-protein kinase AFC2-like isoform X2 — its product is MEMERVTEFPHTHMDRRPAKRARMGWDVLPQIPKAQVGMFCGQEVGNLTSYAPSRASSDLTTNSSLFEKGVARNGSPPRRDDDKDGHYMFELGENLTSRYKIHSKMGEGTFGQVLECWDREKKEMVAVKIVRGIKKYRDAAMIEIEMLQQLGKHDKGGNRCVQIRNWFDYRNHICIVFEKLGPSLYDFLRKNNYRPFPIDLVREIGRQLLECVAFMHDLRLIHTDLKPENILLVSSDYVKVPDYKDYKSSSRSPKDGSYFKRLPKSSAVKVIDFGSTTYERQDQNYIVSTRHYRAPEVILGLGWSYPCDIWSVGCIIVELCTGEALFQTHENLEHLAMMERVLGPLPLHMLKRVDRHAEKYVRKGRLDWPDGATSRESIKAAMKLPRLQNLIMQNVDHSAGDLIHLLQGLLRYDPTDRLTAREALRHPFFSRDHQRR
- the LOC132173727 gene encoding serine/threonine-protein kinase AFC2-like isoform X1 translates to MGEGTFGQVLECWDREKKEMVAVKIVRGIKKYRDAAMIEIEMLQQLGKHDKGGNRCVQIRNWFDYRNHICIVFEKLGPSLYDFLRKNNYRPFPIDLVREIGRQLLECVAFMHDLRLIHTDLKPENILLVSSDYVKVPDYKDYKSSSRSPKDGSYFKRLPKSSAVKVIDFGSTTYERQDQNYIVSTRHYRAPEVILGLGWSYPCDIWSVGCIIVELCTGEALFQTHENLEHLAMMERVLGPLPLHMLKRVDRHAEKYVRKGRLDWPDGATSRESIKAAMKLPRLQNLIMQNVDHSAGDLIHLLQGLLRYDPTDRLTAREALRHPFFSRDHQRR